The following coding sequences lie in one Lolium perenne isolate Kyuss_39 chromosome 2, Kyuss_2.0, whole genome shotgun sequence genomic window:
- the LOC127336190 gene encoding uncharacterized protein, translated as MEAEQAAEVSSGETANLKTPDTTLVHDDDKENLVNGDSNPHVKETHGDDDDGTGSDGYELVDVKENFGSAKAVEEETANRSMKDDERTIEAAMSNEETKRLDELSRRIEELESEKDKLVKDMTEAENKQTLQYSSLQEAQKSLTEKDKELAEATQSLSEMGSELEFSKKRIQEIEVELGLSADKLHKLEELKDERSLHAAQEAKRAAELDKMLEKTQLNMKEMEDQISNLQEELKGHQDKAIDHQQVEESLNATVSQFKMVQEALELAKSQVTDLEQKLASQDASISKLTEELSLHCSSEESLKEKSLKLETELAAVNEELQVKLLSLQEMEMKLEEQVKEKETSEATFEKQQVQILNLQSGLDELKDENETLKGTLVDTESKLTERESMLRQAEEEHAKAQLLLSEALSHKEELEVNLKSISEQHGEYKAVSEDANEKILELQAQIQSLHAAEEASKSHLEEASTNVEDAKKKCSDLEQQLSESESKFVTSSEQIKLLEEHVQQQAASSAEKEKQLEEAVNSVETYKEKINELQSSLDSSASKTQLLEQEVKDLTDRYSQHQEQSHSVRERSLELESLLHTSKSDADGAHSRRQELEQELETTQAKFNEVESELEQYRSKVSHLSDDLEAYQTKAASLEAVMEAASEKEKELMDSLIQITEEKKKLEELTAEYEEKLQEHLKEKEGFEERVQTQESKVLDLEELLAKLREEKESGENAIADLNLQLSNKNDMYLELESQLSQAGDDHSKTRSLLSDAHSHKEELELSLKSLNDLHTESKTAAESAMQRTAELETQVQELSAAEESLKLQLAEFESKLASAEKKSADLEQELKDAADERNDFRVKVDELSGEVEAYKEKSASLEALLAEANQKEDELSAKLAQANEEKEQYEELSKKATTAHLEAEKQVQTLQGDLESARSKMEEVENDLQALGVRESSVLEKLKSAEEQLEHSGRALEHTTSKKIDLESLYQSLLEDTETKLQQAGDNLTQKETQCQQLSEKLKLAEEQVASYEAKATASTEEVESMKVELEAFENEIATHETTIEELKTKVSNAESKAEEALAENAAMSGGNQALKEELDANLAMLQELQEQFNSTHAEKEDVATKLAEHGRTIEQLTEVHSRGLELQSAAESRNAEVEAQMREAHETIERKDSEMKDLNERLTALQSETESLMHVNEALKQEISAKLVLVDELQEKFASLSSDKEAAAEKLAVHEETIKHLTEAHTRSLELHSAAESKNGDTEVKLHEALETIAQREAEVKDLSKKLDALEIELGYYEEQATEAAANEENHKVKFDEAVHKLKNLEAQLAETQNKVELFHAEKENLISANSSLNEELEVHQSKLNELQLALTAALAEKQGSLEETHSLRKTLDGMIQRKEELESQVSSTLEEHEELKGKYQSTLEEKQILNEKYETAKKELDEAIIKLDEQINLEKSEKEFHISKLERQITMSELKYMEEIQTMQVETTEKNEALTTKMQEHANLVQQKDELEQQLLEVRKELDAAYHTIANQEEQASVREIKWDAFKTYSADQLEAQKKHAAELEVQISALKQELQESEIASKHKVAELNKLSQNLSKSAEMEKKVQDLEQKLQLAYSKSEEQAKDAVVSSRSREFSLDSATVQNKQHDRSQAPATVSPAPALQEMREPSGIMAFKFIIGVALLSVIIGVFLGKKY; from the exons ATGGAAGCCGAACAGGCTGCGGAAGTAAGCTCTGGGGAGACAGCGAATCTTAAGACGCCTGATACGACTCTG GTACATGATGATGACAAAGAAAATCTAGTAAATGGAGATTCAAATCCACATGTGAAGGAAACACACGGTGACGACGATGATGGAACAGGATCCGATGGTTATGAGCTGGTAGATGTGAAGGAAAACTTTGGTTCAGCAAAAGCGGTGGAGGAAGAAACGGCAAATAGAAGTATGAAAGATGATGAAAGAACTATAGAAGCTGCCATGTCGAATGAAGAAACGAAACGATTGGATGAACTATCAAGGCGTATTGAAGAGCTTGAATCTGAGAAGGACAAATTGGTGAAGGATATGACAGAAGCAGAAAATAAGCAGACACTGCAATACAGTTCTCTACAAGAAGCACAAAAATCTCTCACTGAGAAGGATAAAGAGCTGGCTGAGGCAACACAATCACTGAGCGAGATGGGGTCTGAGCTTGAATTCTCGAAAAAGAGGATTCAAGAAATTGAGGTTGAGTTAGGTTTATCAGCTGATAAGCTCCACAAACTTGAAGAGCTGAAGGATGAAAGAAGCTTGCATGCTGCACAGGAGGCGAAGAGGGCTGCTGAACTTGATAAGATGCTTGAAAAGACTCAGTTGAACATGAAAGAGATGGAAGACCAGATTAGCAATTTACAGGAAGAGTTAAAGGGACATCAAGATAAGGCTATCGACCATCAGCAAGTAGAAGAATCACTGAACGCCACAGTCTCACAATTCAAGATGGTACAAGAGGCACTTGAACTCGCCAAATCACAAGTGACTGATTTGGAGCAGAAGCTTGCTTCTCAGGATGCTAGCATCAGTAAGCTCACTGAAGAGTTGAGTCTCCACTGCTCATCTGAAGAATCTCTGAAGGAGAAGAGTCTTAAACTAGAGACTGAACTTGCTGCCGTGAATGAAGAGTTGCAAGTGAAGCTTCTGAGTTTGCAAGAAATGGAGATGAAACTGGAAGAGCAGGTGAAGGAAAAAGAGACAAGTGAAGCTACATTCGAGAAGCAGCAGGTACAGATTCTCAACCTGCAGTCTGGTCTCGATGAACTAAAGGATGAAAATGAAACTCTCAAAGGGACTCTAGTTGACACTGAATCAAAACTAACAGAAAGAGAGTCCATGTTGCGTCAGGCTGAAGAGGAGCATGCTAAAGCACAATTGCTCCTGTCAGAAGCATTGTCGCATAAAGAAGAATTGGAGGTAAATCTGAAATCTATCAGCGAGCAGCATGGTGAGTACAAAGCTGTTTCTGAAGATGCAAACGAGAAGATTCTCGAGCTTCAAGCACAAATTCAGTCCCTGCATGCAGCTGAAGAGGCTTCGAAATCGCATCTGGAAGAGGCTAGCACAAATGTGGAAGATGCTAAGAAGAAATGTTCTGATCTTGAGCAACAGCTCAGCGAATCTGAGAGTAAATTCGTCACTTCAAGTGAACAAATAAAGTTGCTGGAAGAGCACGTCCAACAACAAGCAGCTTCTTCAGCAGAAAAAGAAAAGCAGCTTGAAGAAGCAGTGAACAGTGTAGAAACATACAAAGAGAAGATAAATGAGCTGCAATCTTCTCTGGATTCCTCAGCATCTAAAACTCAGCTACTTGAACAAGAAGTCAAGGATCTGACTGACAGATACTCACAGCATCAAGAACAATCTCATTCGGTTCGTGAAAGAAGTCTTGAACTGGAGAGCTTGCTTCACACATCAAAGTCTGATGCTGATGGTGCACACTCCCGGAGACAGGAGCTGGAACAGGAGCTTGAAACCACACAAGCAAAGTTCAATGAGGTTGAATCAGAACTAGAACAGTATAGAAGCAAGGTTTCTCACCTTTCCGATGATCTGGAAGCTTACCAAACAAAAGCAGCCAGTCTTGAGGCTGTGATGGAAGCTGCAAGTGAAAAGGAGAAGGAGCTTATGGACTCACTGATTCAAATCACCGAAGaaaagaagaaacttgaggaacTAACAGCAGAGTATGAAGAAAAACTTCAAGAGCACTTGAAGGAAAAGGAAGGTTTTGAAGAGAGGGTTCAGACTCAAGAATCGAAGGTGCTTGACTTAGAAGAACTGTTGGCGAAActtagagaagaaaaagaaagtgGCGAGAACGCCATTGCTGATCTTAACCTGCAACTCTCCAATAAGAACGACATGTACCTGGAATTGGAGTCCCAGTTAAGCCAGGCTGGGGACGATCATAGCAAAACAAGATCACTTCTCTCTGATGCACACTCACACAAAGAGGAACTAGAGTTAAGTTTGAAATCTCTTAATGATCTGCACACGGAATCCAAAACAGCTGCGGAGTCTGCAATGCAGAGGACTGCAGAGCTTGAAACTCAAGTTCAGGAATTAAGTGCTGCTGAAGAGAGTCTGAAGCTACAGCTTGCTGAGTTTGAGTCAAAGCTAGCATCTGCTGAGAAGAAGAGCGCAGATCTTGAGCAAGAGCTTAAAGATGCGGCAGATGAACGCAATGATTTCCGTGTGAAGGTTGATGAACTTTCTGGGGAAGTTGAAGCATACAAGGAGAAATCAGCAAGTCTTGAGGCTTTATTAGCAGAAGCCAACCAGAAGGAGGATGAGTTGTCTGCGAAGTTGGCTCAAGCTAATGAAGAGAAGGAGCAATATGAAGAACTGTCAAAGAAGGCCACCACAGCGCATTTGGAAGCGGAGAAGCAAGTCCAGACTTTACAGGGTGACCTAGAATCTGCCAGGAGTAAAATGGAAGAGGTGGAGAATGATCTTCAGGCCCTGGGTGTTAGAGAAAGCTCAGTACTTGAGAAGCTTAAATCTGCAGAGGAGCAGCTTGAGCACAGTGGGAGAGCACTGGAACATACTACTTCCAAGAAGATTGATCTGGAATCTCTGTACCAGTCTTTACTTGAAGATACAGAGACGAAGCTCCAACAAGCAGGGGACAACCTGACACAAAAGGAGACCCAATGTCAGCAACTGTCCGAAAAGTTGAAGTTGGCCGAGGAACAAGTTGCTTCTTATGAAGCAAAAGCTACTGCGTCCACTGAAGAGGTGGAATCCATGAAGGTGGAGCTTGAAGCCTTTGAAAATGAGATCGCTACTCATGAGACCACCATTGAGGAACTCAAGACCAAGGTTTCCAATGCTGAGTCAAAGGCTGAAGAGGCGTTGGCTGAGAATGCGGCAATGAGTGGTGGAAATCAGGCCCTGAAAGAGGAACTTGATGCTAATCTAGCCATGCTTCAGGAATTGCAAGAGCAGTTTAACTCTACTCATGCTGAAAAGGAAGATGTTGCTACGAAGCTAGCTGAGCATGGAAGAACGATAGAACAATTGACTGAGGTGCACAGTAGAGGCTTAGAGCTTCAGTCTGCAGCTGAATCAAGGAATGCAGAAGTTGAAGCTCAAATGCGTGAAGCTCATGAGACAATAGAACGGAAAGATTCAGAAATGAAAGACTTGAATGAGAGGCTGACTGCACTTCAGTCTGAGACTGAAAGTTTGATGCATGTGAATGAAGCCTTGAAACAGGAAATCAGTGCTAAGTTGGTCTTGGTTGACGAGCTGCAGGAGAAATTTGCGTCCCTGAGTTCCGATAAAGAAGCAGCTGCAGAGAAGCTGGCTGTTCACGAGGAAACAATAAAACATTTGACTGAGGCGCACACAAGAAGCTTGGAACTCCACTCTGCAGCTGAATCAAAGAATGGGGATACTGAAGTTAAGCTGCATGAAGCCCTCGAGACAATAGCACAGAGAGAAGCTGAAGTTAAAGACTTGAGCAAGAAGCTGGATGCTCTTGAAATCGAGTTGGGATATTATGAAGAGCAGGCAACTGAAGCTGCTGCCAATGAAGAAAATCATAAGGTTAAATTTGATGAAGCTGTACACAAACTAAAGAACTTAGAAGCACAACTTGCAGAAACACAAAACAAGGTTGAACTTTTCCATGCAGAGAAGGAAAACTTGATTAGTGCAAATAGTAGTTTGAACGAGGAGTTGGAAGTACATCAGAGCAAGCTGAATGAATTGCAGCTGGCACTTACTGCTGCACTAGCAGAAAAGCAGGGGTCATTGGAAGAGACTCACTCATTGCGTAAAACACTCGATGGCATGATTCAACGCAAAGAGGAACTAGAAAGCCAG GTCTCTTCTACTCTGGAAGAGCATGAAGAACTGAAGGGCAAGTACCAAAGTACACTGGAAGAGAAGCAGATTTTGAATGAAAAATATGAAACTGCAAAGAAGGAGCTTGACGAAGCAATAATCAAGTTGGACGAGCAAATCAATTTGGAAAAGTCTGAAAAAGAATTTCATATTTCAAAACTCGAGAGACAAATTACAATGTCTGAGCTAAAATACATGGAGGAG ATCCAGACCATGCAAGTTGAAACAACTGAAAAGAATGAAGCACTTACAACCAAGATGCAAGAGCATGCAAACTTAGTCCAACAAAAAGATGAGTTGGAGCAACAATTGCTGGAAGTTAGGAAGGAACTGGATGCTGCTTACCATACCATAGCAAATCAG GAAGAGCAAGCTTCAGTGAGGGAGATAAAGTGGGATGCTTTTAAGACGTATTCAGCGGATCAATTAGAAGCCCAGAAGAAACATGCTGCAGAGCTTGAAGTACAGATATCAGCTCTTAAGCAAGAGCTGCAAGAATCTGAGATCGCTTCCAAGCACAAG GTTGCAGAGCTCAACAAGCTGAGTCAAAATCTGAGCAAGAGTGCTGAAATGGAGAAGAAGGTTCAGGACCTTGagcagaagttgcagctagctTATTCCAAATCCGAGGAACAg GCAAAGGATGCAGTGGTATCATCGAGATCCCGAGAATTCAGCCTCGACTCGGCAACAGTGCAAAACAAACAACATGACAGGTCTCAGGCTCCTGCCACGGTCTCCCCAGCCCCTGCGCTCCAAGAAATGCGAGAACCTTCTGGTATCATGGCCTTCAAGTTCATCATTGGCGTCGCCCTGCTGTCCGTGATCATCGGTGTTTTCCTTGGAAAGAAATACTAG